The sequence GCCAGCCCGGCGCCTGCGCGGCCGAGCGTGAGCTGCGCCTGCGCGAATCCGGCGAGCGAGGCCCCCAGCCCGCCGCGGTCCTCGGGAAGGGTCAGGCGGCTGTACCCGCTGGCGGCCAGGGCGTGGGCGGCGGCCGGGGTGACGTCCTGCGCGGCTTCGCACTCGGCCTGATGGTCACGGACGGCCTGCGCGGCGCGGCCGACCACCTGCGCCTGGTCGGGGGTGAGGGTCGTCATGCCGGGCAGCGTAGCCCGCCGGGCGGGGCGGGTCAAAGGGGCGGTTCAGGTGTAGCCGCGGGCCTGCAGGTCGTACAGCGTGGCGTACCGGCCGTGCTGGGCGAGCAGCGCGTCGTGTGACCCGGCTTCCACGATCTCGCCGCCGCTCAGGACAATGATCTGGTCGGCGAGGCGCACGGTGGAGAAGCGGTGGGAGACCAGGAGGGTGATGCGGTCGAGGGTCTGTTCGCGCAGCGCCTGGATGGTGTCGAATTCAGCGCGGGCGTCGAGCGCGGCGGTGGGTTCGTCGAACACGAGCACCGAGGCGTCCCGGAAGTACAGCCGGGCGAGCGCCAGGCGCTGCCACTGCCCGCCGGACAGCTGCCGGCCGCCCTGGAACAGCCGGCCCAGCGGGGTGTCCAGCCCCTGGGGGAGGGTCTCGATGAACGCCGCGCCGGCCTGGCGGGTGGCGCTCTGCACGGCGCTGGTGTCGTCCAGGCGGCCGACCTCGGCCAGGGCGACGTTGTCCCGGGCGGTCATCTGGTACTGCCCGAAGTCCTGGAAGATGATGCTCATTTCGCGCTGCACGCTGCGCGGGCTGAAGCGCGCGGCGTCCAGCCCGTTCAGGAGGATCTGCCCGCCGGTCGGGGCGAACAGCAGTGTCAGGAGTTTCACGATGGTCGTCTTCCCGGCGCCGTTCTCGCCGACCAGGGCGAGCGCCTCGCCGCGGCGCACCGTGAAGTTCACGCCGCGCAGCACGTCCCGGTCGGTCAGCGGGTACCGGAAGCTCACGTCCCGGAATTCGATACTCTCGATGCGGCCCTGCCAGGGCTCGCCGGCGTCGAGGTCGCGGGTGGGCAGTTCGAGGAAGGCGTAGAGGTTGCGCATGTACAGGAGGTTCTGGTAGATCGCGGAAAAGCCGTTCAGGAGGCTCGAGACGGTGCCCTGCACCTGCGTGATGCCCAGCACGAAGACACTGAAGTCTCCGACGCTGATCTGCCCGCCCGCGGCGCGGCGCAGGATCAGGGCGCTGGCCAGGCCGATCAGCAGGGCGCTGAGCAGCCCGGCGGCGAAGCCCCACGCGGAGCGGCGGCGCACGAGGGTGACAAGCTGCGTGCGGAAGCCCAGGTAGTAGGTGCGCCAGCGGTCCATCAGGTACCCTTCAAAACCGAACAGCCGCACTTCCTTGACCAGGGTGTCGGAGGTCAGGAGGCTGCCGAGGTAGTTCTGCACGCGGGCGTCGTGCGTCTGGCGGCGCAGCATGCGGTAGCCTTCCACACCGAAGCGGTTGCTGACGATCACGCCGGGTACGCTGGCGAGAATCACGAGGGGCAGCACCCAGGGGCCCAGCGTGGTCATCAGGGCGCCCACCGAGCCGAGGGTCACGGCTGCGCCGGCGAGCGTCACGAGCTGCGTGGCGACGCCCAGCGGGCGCGACCCGACCTCCCGCCACGCCTGCTGCAGCCGGTCGTAGGTGTCGGCGTTCTCGAACGCTTCGACGCTCAGGGTGGAGGCCTTGCCGAGAATGCGGCGGCTCACCGCGTGCTGAAGGCTGTCGCCGAGCAGCTGCTGCGCGGCGTTCTGCACGGTACTGATCAGGTTGCCCAGGACCACGAGGCCCACCTGCACGGCCAGCAGGGTCAGCAGGGCGCGGTAGGTGACGTTGCCCTGGGCGGCGCGCGCCACCTCGTCAAGCAGGAGCTTGCCGACGTACAGGTTCGCGGCGGGCAGGGCGCTGGCGGCCAGGCTGGTCAGCCCGTACGTGGCGCTGTGGGTGGGGCTGGCGTGCCAGACCAGCGACAGTGTGGCGCGCAGGTCCCGCAGGCGCTCACGCAGGGTCAGGGTCTCATCTGGCTGGGGTACGGAGTGGGGCGCGGGAAACATCTGAGCCCCAGCATGAGGCATGGGTCCGCTGGTGACCGTGAGGCGCGCAGTGTGGGCGGCGTCGCTGGGCAAGGGGGCGGCGAGCGGCTAGGCTGGGCCGGATGCTGCGCTGCGCTGAAGGTGCCCTGAACGTCCGTGACTGCTGCCGGGGGCGGCAGTGAGCGCCCTGAACCTGACCGAGGTGGGCTGGACGCCGGCTTTCGAGGCGGCGGCGGCGCTGGTCCGGGCAGCTTCGCCGGACCTGTCCCTGCTGCCGGCCCGGGTGGCGGGCGTCGGCCGCAACACCGCGACCCTCTGGACGGAGGGTGGCCCGCAGGAGGCGGTGTTCGCCGGAGCGCTGCGCCAGTCGGAGCTGTCCCCGGTGATCGGCGACTGGGTGCTGGCCGAGGTGGTTCCGGCCGGGTCGGCGCAGGGGGCGCCGCTGCGGGTGCACGCGGTGCTGCCGCGGCGCACGGCGTTCACGCGGGCGGTGCAGGGGGGCGCGCAGGTGCTCAGCGCGAACGTGGACGTGGTGATGGTGATGACCGCCCCGGACGGGGACGTTGATCACGCGCGGCTGCGGCGGTACCTGGAGGCGGTGCAGGCCGGCGGGGCGCGGGCGGCGCTGCTGCTGAACAAGGTGGACCTGTCGCGGAACGTGTCGGGCGTGCTGGCGGACCTGCGGGCGCTGGATCCGGCGGTGCCGGTCCTGGACCTGTCGGCGCGGTCGGGGCAGGGGGTCGCGGAGGTTCGCGCTCTGATTGGCCCTGGAGAGACGGCGGCCCTGATCGGCTCGTCGGGCATGGGCAAGAGCACCCTGACGAACGCCCTGCTGGGGCGCGAGGTGGCCCTGACCGGTGAGGTGGGGGCCACGCGGGAGGGGCGGCACACGACGACCGCCCGGACGCTCTACCGCCTGCCGGGGGGCGGGGTGCTCGTAGACAACCCGGGCCTGCGGGACATTGAGGTCTGGCGCGGGGACGACCCGGCGGGGTTTGAGGATGTGGAGGCGTTTGCGGCAGAGTGCCGGTTCCGGAAGTGCACGCATTCAGGCGAGCCGGGCTGCGCGGTGGAGCGGGCCGTGGCGCGGGGGCAGTTGAGCCGGGAACGGGTGGAGGCCTTTCGTGCGGCGCACGGGGAGAAACCGGTCCGGCGGCGCCGCCGGGATTCCTGAGAATTGTGAGAAAATGACAAAAGTCGTCAGGACTGCCGCAGAGTGTCCCGAATATACAGACAGGATTTTTGTGCTTTGTCACACTATTTCAGCCTGCTTCGTCCTCAGCTCAGTCTCAGAAATCGCCTCTTCATCTTTGGTCTCTCATCTTTCCGGCCCACCCACCTGCCTATCATCTCCGAGGTTCCCTACAACCTACCCGGTGCACGCGACAGTCCCGGCCGTGGCGTCACGCCCCGCGCCGCCCTGCACCTCACTCCCCCAGGAACCACCCGGAGGTCCGCCATGAACGCACGTCCCCTCTTCTCCCTGCTCGCGCTCAGCCTCATCCTCGCCTCCTGCGGCCAGCAGCAGACCGCCACGCCCCAGACCAGCCAGGGCGCCCCGGTGCTCGGCACCAGCAACCCCGAAGCGATCCCCGGGCAGTACATCGTCGTGTTCAGCGACGGCGCGGCCAGCAACCTCAGCAGCCAGGGCGCCAGCAGCCTGATCAGCACGCTGGGCCTCGACCCGCAGGGCGTGCAGGTGCAGCACGTCTACAGCGCCGCCCTCAACGGCTTCGCCGCCCGACTCAGCACCCAGAACGTCGCCCGGCTCCAGGCTGATCCCCGCGTGAAGTACATCGAGCAGGACGCCGCGATGCACATGAGCGCCACGCAGTCCGGCGCCACCTGGGGCATCGACCGCATTGACCAGCGCAACCTCCCCCTGAGCGGCACCTACACCTACGACTACACCGCCAGCGGCGTCAGGGCCTACATCATCGACACCGGCATCCGCACCACGCACAGCCAGTTCGGCGGGCGGGCCATCTGGGGCACGAACACCACCGGGGACGGCACCAACAGCGACTGCCAGGGACACGGCACCCACGTCGCCGGGACGGTCGGCGGCAGCACCTACGGCGTTGCCAAGGGCGTGACCCTGGTCGCCGTGAAGGTCCTGAACTGCCAGGGCAGCGGCACGAACTCCGGCGTAATCGCCGGCGTGAACTGGGCCGTGAGCAACAAGGGCAGCGCGACCGCCGTGGCCAACATGAGCCTGGGCGGCGGGTACAGCCAGGCCGTGAACGACGCCGTGAACAGCGCCGCGAGCAAGAACCTCGTGATGGTGGTCGCCGCCGGCAACGAGAACCAGAACGCCTGCAACGTCTCCCCGGCCAGCGCCGCAAGCGCCATCACGGTCGGCGCTACCACCCGCAGTGACAGCCGTGACACCACGTACAGCAACTACGGCAGCTGCCTGGACCTCTTCGCGCCCGGCACCGGCATCACCAGCGCCTGGAATACCGGTGACACCGCCACAAACACCATCAGTGGCACCTCGATGGCCTCCCCGCACGTCGCCGGCGCCGCCGCGCTGAGAATCGCCGCCGGGTACAACAGCACCAGCAGCGTCACCAGCGTCATCATCAACAGCGCCACCACCAACGTGCTGAGCAGCGTCGGCACTGGCAGCCCCAACCGCCTGCTCTACACCCGCTGAGCCTCACCCGGGCGGCCGCAGCGGCAGGTACCGCCCGGACCACCCCCCCTTCAGCGCTGGAGGCCCACCGGGAACACCGGTGGGCCTCCAGCGGCTCGGCTTCCGGAATCTGCCCTGCGCTCCGGTCGGTGTCGTGCATGGCCCGGCCGGGCTTCAGGTATACTTGAGCGCCTCCATGAGCTCCTCGACGATCTCGTGGCTGTCACCCCGGGTGGAGGCGGTCGCCACGTGCGCTTCCAGGTGCCCGCGCAGCACCACCTCGCCCGCACCGCCCAGGGCGCCCTGCACGGCCTTGAGCTGCCGCAGAACGTCCACGCAGTACACGTCCGGGTCTTCGAGCATGCGCACGATGGAATCCAGGTGCCCGCGCGCGATGTTCAGTCGCCGGGCGGCGCGCTTGCGGGCGTCTTCCGGCATGCACAGGTGGGTGGGCGGGTGACAGGCGCGGGTCATGTCAGGCCTGGACCTGAGCGCCGTACCCTTCCTCAGTGACCGCGGCAATCAGCGCCTGCGCCTCGGCATTGCCAGTCACCGTGGCGCGGCCCGCCTCGCGGTTCACGTGGACATCCTCTACGCCGGGCACCTGTTTCAACGCGGACTGAACGGCTTTTTCGCAGTGGCCGCAGGTCATGCCGGTAATGGTCAGTTCGGTGGTCATGCCTGAATGGTAGGCCCCCCCGGGGGGGATGTCAACGAAGAACCTGACAGTGCGACCTGCCCCGGCAGGAGACGTCGGCCCCGCTGAGGCGACGGCCTCAGCGGAGCCTGCTCACGCGCTTCCCTGCTTACCGGCACGGCGTGCCACAGGGTGAAAGACAGCCTGGGCAGCTCCACAGGGTTAGCACAGCGCCGCTCCCCCGAACCGGGCAGACCCCCGGGGGAGGATCCTTCGCCTGGATGGCAGCCGGGCCTGTCCAGCACTGGCGCCCCACCAGGAAGCCGCCCGCCGGGCTGGACTACCCCGGCGGGCGGCTCCCTGGTCGGCTCAGGCGTAGGAGGGAGCGCGGCCCAGCACCTTCAGGCGCACCATGTTCGCCACGAAAACCACCCCGCTCAGTGCCGTCAGGGCGAACAGCGTCACAAAGGCCGCCTGCGCGCCCAGCGTGGGTTTCAGCGCGGTAAACAGCAGCGGCAGGAAAAAGCCGCCCAGGCCGCCCAGCAGACCCACCAGGCCGCCCACAACCCCCATCTGGCCAGGGTTCCACTGCGCCACCAGGGTGTAGGTACTGGCCTTCCCAATGCCCATGCCCACGCCCACCACGGTGGTCAGGAGCATGAACGGCGTCATGGGTACGTCGCGGAGCAGAGGCAGCAGACCGGCAAGCATCAGCCCGAACGACGCGGTGGTGACGCCGCGCGGCCCGAACCGGTCACTCAGGTACCCGCCCAGAGGGCGCAGCAGACTCGCCGGAAAGATGAACAGCGCCGTGAGCAGCCCCGCCTGGGCCAGCGGCGCGCCGTAGTGATCCACGTAGTATTTCGGCAGGAACAGGCTGTAGGCGACGTACGCGCCGAAGAACACCACGTAGTACAGGCCGAACCGCCACACCTGCGCGCGGCGCAGGGGACGCAGCCAGTCACCCAGCGGGCGCGCCGCGGGCCGCGGCGCGTCCGGCGGCGTGAACCGGGCGGTCAGGGCGGCGCACGCAAGCAGCAGCAGCCCGAACACGAACGGCACGAAGTGCCACCCCCCGGGAATCAGCAGGCCGGCCGGGACCAGGGTGATCATGAGCGGCGCGAGAAGTTTCGTGAGGCTCGCCCCGGCGTTCCCCGCCCCGAAGGTCCCGAGCGCGAGGCCCTGCCGGGCGGTGGGCACCCACTGCGCGATCCACGCGTTGCCCACCGCGAAGCTCGCGCCGGCCAGGCCCACGCCCAGCGCCAGGGTGAGCAGCGTGCGGTACCCGTCGGCCCACGCGAGCGCCAGGGAGAACGCGGCCGTCAGCAGCAGATTCGCCACGAACACGCGCTGGCCGCCGTACCGGTCGGCCCAGATGCCGGCCGGGAGGCGCAGCAGGGAGCCGGTGAGGACCGGAATGGCCGTCAGCAGCGTGAACTGCGCGTCACTGAGGCCCAGGGCCTGCCGGATGGGCAGGGCCACGATGGCGAACATGACCCACACGGCGAACATCAGCGTGAAACCCAGGGTGGCGGCGGTCACGACGCGCCGGGCGTCGGGACTCAGAGGCGGAACGGCAGTGGGCACAGTCATAAGGAACCTCCTTCAGAAGGGGGGCGAGCACACGTGGGGTGAGAGGCAGCGTGGAGTCAGGTGGGCGGGGGCATCCGGTCCTCCAGTGGGCAGCGGCGGGTCACGACACGCTCAGGGTTCCGCGCGCGGAAACCGGCGCGGGCAGGCGGGCGGGGTGCAGGGTGACGGGCGTGACCTTGAAGCCCGGCATGCGCGAATGCGGGTCGAGGGCGTGAGGGTCGGTCAGGAGGTTGGCGGTTTCAGGCCAGTGAAACGAGATGAACACCGTGTCGGGCCGCAGGCCGGGCGTCAGGGCGACGGGCGCGGTCGCCTGTCCGTGCGGGGTGCGCAGCGTGACGAGGTCCCCGGCGCCCAGGCCGTGTTCACGGGCGGTCTCGGGATGGATCTGCACGCTCTGCTCGGCTTTCAGCGCGGGGTTGCGGCGGGTCTGGGTGCCGCTCTGATACTGATTCCCGAGCCGGCCGGTGGTCAGGTGCAGCGCGCGCGGCGCCGCCTCCGGCGCGCGCAGCTGCGGGACGTGCAGGGTGGCGAGGCCATCTGACGTGGGGTAGGTGGGCGCGTAGGCGTACGGCGTGTCGGGGCCGCCGGCGTGCTTCACGGGCCACTGGGCACTCGCCCGGTCGAGCCGTTCGGCACTCAGGCCGCTGTAGTCGGCTTTTCCGCCGCGGGTGGCGCGGAAGAACTCGCTCTGCAGTTCGCCGAAGGTGGAGAACGTGAAGCCGTGCGGTGCGCCGGCGGCGTGGGCCAGGTCGCACAGGATGCGCCAGTCCTCGCGCGCCGCGCCGGGCGGCGTCACGGCGCGCCGGCGGCGCTGCACCCGCCCTTCGAGGTTGGTGGTGGTGCCTTCCTCCTCGCACCACATGCTGCCCGGCAGCACCAGGGTGGCCAGCTGCGCCGTCTCGCTGGGCAGGAAATCAATCACGATCAGGTGCTTCAGGGCCTGGAGGCGCCCGGTGACGTGCCCGGTTCCGGCGGCACTCACCACCGGGTTGGACCCCAGGACGATCAGCGCGTCGATGCCGCCGGGGCCAGGAGCGCCGCAGGCGTTCAGGAGTTCCTGCGCGGTGTGGCCGGGCTGCGGCAGGTGGTCCGGCGTGACGCCCCACAGGGCGGCCATGTCGGCCCGGTGCTGCGGGTCGCGCAGGGAGCGGGCGCCGGGCAGCTGGTCGTTCTTCTGGCCGTGTTCGCGTCCCCCCTGCCCGTTCCCCTGGCCAGTCAGGGTGCCGAATCCCGCGCCGGGTTTCCCGAAGTGCCCAGTCAGGAACGCCAGGTTCAGCCACGCCTGAACCGTGTCGGTGCCGTGCAGGTGCTGTTCGGGGCCGCGTCCGGTGAGGATCAGAGGCGCGCGGGCCTCCGCGTACGCGCGGGCCAGGGCGACGACGTCGGCCTCAGGGAGGCCGCAGTCATGGGCGACCCGGGCAGGGGGGTAGTCCGCGGCGTGCGCCAGGACCTCCGCAGCGCCGTGCGCCGGCGCCGTGGGCTGAACGCGGCCCCAGGCCTGCATCAGGTGCAGCAGGCCCAGGGCGAGCAGGCCGTCCGTGCCCGGGCGCGGGGCGAGGTGCCGGCCGGCCACCCGGGCGGTGGTGGTGGCGCGCGGGTCGATGGCGTACACGGCGCCGCCGCGGTCCTTGGCGCCTTTGAGGTACTGCATCAGGGGGGGGAGGGTCTCGGCGACATTCGCGCCGATCAGGAGGATCAGGTCGCTGCGCACCATGTCGCCGAGCGGGAAGCCCAGGCCGCGGTCGTACCCCACGGTGCGGTTCAGGGCGGTGCTGGCGCTGGCCATGCAGTACCGGCCGTTGTAGTCGATGTGCGGGGTGCGCAGGGCCACGCGGGCGAACTTGCCCAGCAGGTAGGTCTTCTCGTTGGTGAGGCTGCCGCTGCCGAACACGCCGATCCGTTCGGGCTGGGTCTGAACGAGGGGGCTCAGGGCCGTGCGGACGTACGCGAGGGCCTCGTCCCAGCTGACGGGGGTGAGCTGCCCGCCTTTGCGCAGCAGCGGCTGCGTGAGGCGTTCCGGGTGACGCAGGTCGTTCAGGGCGGCGAGGCCTTTTTTGCAGACGGTGCCGTGCGCAACCGGGCAGTCCCGGGTAGGGGTGACCTTGACGGGCAGGCCGCGTTCCAGGTGCAGATCGAAGTTGCACTGCACGGCGCAGTAGGGACAGGTGGTCCGGACAGTGGGGGTGTGCAGGGTCGCCTGGCTCATGCGGTCACCATGGCGGCGTCCGGGACCGAAGTCAAGGCCAATTCTGCAACTCGTCTACTATTTTCTGTACAAGTACGCTGAATTTACGGCGTTTTCCGCTCCATATGCTCCACTTTTGCATTCTGTTCTTATTTTTCTTGACAAATTGCACAACTCCCCGTTAACTGTGCGCAGCGATGACGAGCACCCCGCCCGTCATTCCTTCCCACCTGAACGGAGGCCACCCGCGTGCTCAACCCCCATCACACCCCCCACATCGTGATCATCGGCAACGGCATGGTCGGCCACTGCCTCGTCGAGACCCTGCGCGACGCCGCGCCGCACAGCGCCCTGCACCTCACCGTGATCAGCGAGGAACCCAGGCTCGCCTATGACCGCGTGCACCTCAGCAGCCACTTCGATCAGCCGCGCCCGGACCTCGCGCTCGCCACACCGGAGACCTACGCCGCCCAGGGCGTGCAGGTCGTGTACGGCCGGGCCGGGCACGTCGACCTGCGCAGGCGCACCGTTCAGGTCAACGACCAGAGCGTCCCCTACGACGCTCTGGTCTTCGCCACCGGCTCGTTCCCCTTCGTTCCGCCCGTCCCCGGCCGTGACGCCCAGGGCTGCTTCGTGTACCGCACCCTCAACGACCTGGACGCCATCCGCGCGGCGGCCGACGGCGCCCGCACCGGCGTGGTGATCGGCGGGGGGCTGCTGGGCCTGGAAGCGGCCGGCGCACTGCGCAAACTCGGCCTCAGGACCCACGTGGTGGAGTTCGCGCCGCACCTCATGCCCGCGCAGCTGGACGCGGAGGGTGGCGCCACCCTGCGCCGCACCATTGAGGCCATGGGCATCACCGTGCACACCGCCACCGCGACCCGGCAGGTGCGCGCCGGTCCGCAGGGCCGCGTGACCGGCCTGGAGTTCGAAGGCGGCGACACCCTGGACGCCGAGGTGGTGGTGTTCTCCGCCGGCATTCGCCCCCGCGACGACCTGGCCCGCGCGGCCGGCCTGAAGGTGGGGGAACGGGGCGGCATTGAGATCAGTGACGCCACGCGCACCAGTGACCCGCACGTGTACGCCGTGGGCGAGTGCGCCCTGCATGCCGGGCGGATCTACGGCCTGGTGGCCCCCGGGTACCAGATGGCCAGGGTGGCTGCCACGAACCTGCTGCGCGACCTGGGCCTGTCGGACGCGCCCGAAGCGCACTTCCGAGGCGCGGACCTGAGCACCCGGCTGAAACTGCTGGGCGTGGAGGTCGGGTCGTTCGGCGACGCGAAGGGCGTCACGCCCGGGTCCCGGAGCGTGTCCCTGAGTGACAACGTGCGCGGCACGTACAGCCGCCTGGTGCTGTCCGGTGACGGCCGGCAGGTGCTGGGCGGCCTGCTGGTCGGCGACACCGCCCGGTACGCGGACCTGCTGGACCTCACCGTGAGCGGCGCGCCGCTGACCGTGCCGCCCGAGACGCTGATTGTTCCGCCGGCGCCGGGTGGGGCCGCCGTGAGCCGCGACGCGCTCGTGTGCTCCTGCGAGAACGTCCGCGAGAGCGCCATCTGCGGCGCCGTGCAGGGCGGCGCGCGGGACGTCGCCGCCCTGAAGAAATGCACGGGCGCCGGCACCGGCTGCGGCGGGTGCGTGCCGTCCCTGAGCGGCCTGCTGCACAGCGAACTGCGGCGTCTCGGGGAGCAGGTCACGAACCACCTGTGCGAGCACTACCCGTACTCCCGGCAGGAACTGTTCGACCTGATCCGCGTCCGGGGGCTGCGCTCCTGGGCGGAGGTGCTGGCCGCGCACGGCTCGGGGCACGGCTGCGAGGTGTGCAAACCGGCGGTGGGCAGTATTCTCGCCAGCCTGCACGGCGAACTGGTGCTCAGCCCAGCCCACGCCCCCGTGCAGGACACGAACGACGCGTTCCTGGCGAACATTCAGAAGAACGGCACGTACTCGGTGGTGCCGCGCATCCCGGGCGGCGAGGTCACGGCCGACGGCCTGATTGCCATTGGTGAGGTGGCGCGCCGGTTCGGGCTGTACTGCAAACTCACCGGAGGGCAGCGCATTGACCTGCTGGGCGCCCACCGGGACGACCTGCCGGCCATCTGGGAGGCGCTGATCGCCGCGGGCTTTGAGAGCGGGCACGCGTACGGCAAGAGCCTGCGGACCGTGAAAAGCTGCGTGGGCAGCACCTGGTGCCGCTACGGCGTGCAGGATTCCACCGGGCTTGCCATCCGCCTGGAACTGCGGTACCGGGGGCTGCGCAGTCCGCACAAACTCAAAAGTGGCGTCTCTGGGTGCACCCGCGAGTGCGCCGAGGCGCGCAGCAAGGATTTCGGCATCATCGCCACCGAGAAAGGCTGGAACGTGTACGTTGGCGGGAACGGCGGCGTGACGCCCAGGCACGCCACGCTGCTGGCCGCGGACCTCACCGAGCCGGAAGTGATCACGCTGCTCGACCGGTACCTGATGTTCTACGTCCGGACCGCCGACCGGCTGCAGCGCACGTCGGCGTGGCTGGAGCAGCTCGACGGGGGGCTGGATTACCTGCGCGCCGTGATCATCGACGACCGGCTGGGCCTGTGCGCCGAGCTGGACGCAGAAATGGCCCGGCATGTGGCCGCGTACCAGGATGAGTGGGCGGCGGCGGTGAACGACCCCGCCATCCGCGACCGGTTCCGCACGTTCGTGAACAGTGACGCCCGCGACCCGGGCATTGAGTGGGTCGATGAGCGCGGCCAGATCCGACCCGCGGATCTGGAGCGCCTGACCCCGCTGCCCATGCTAGGCGGCGACTGACCGTGGGCCGTGACGTCCCGCTGACCTGCCGCCTGCACCCTGCACTCAAGGAGGACCGCCCATGACCCTCACCCAGTCCCCTTCCGTTCCGACACTCCCCTGGACGCGCGTGTGCGCCCTGGCCGACATTCTTCCCGGCACCGGCGTGTGCGCCCTGGTTCACGGTGAGCAGGTCGCGGTCTTTCACCTGGCCGGCCGGGTGTTCGCCCTGAGCAACCGCGACCCGTTCACCGGCGCCAACGTCCTGTCCCGGGGCCTGACCGGCAGTTACGTCCGCGGCGGGCAGACGCGGTTCAAGGTCGCCTCGCCCCTGCTGAAACATGCTTTCGACCTGGAAACCGGAGAAAGTCTCGATGTTCCTGGTGTGCACGTCCCGGTGTACGCCGCCCGCACCGAAGGAGGTGACGTATGGACTGGTTCGCTGGCCTGAACGTCTTGAGTCTGGAGTCCCGGCGGAACGAGGAAATGCAGACCCTGATCCGCAAGTACGGCGGCACCCCCCAGGTCGCGCCCAGCATGCGCGAAATGAAACTGGACCTGAGTGGGCCCCTGGCGCAGTTCGAGCGGGACCTGGAGGCCGGGGACGTTCACGCGCTGGCGTGCCTCACCGGCGTCGGCACCCGCATGTTCCTCAAGGAACTCGCCGCCCGCGACCCCCGCGCCCTGGACGCCCTGCAGCACCTGCCGCTGATCGCGCGCGGCACCAAACCGGCCCAGGCGCTCAAGACCTTCGGCCTCCAGGGTGTCAGCGTGCCCAAGCCCTGCACCTGGCACGAAGTCACCGACCACCTGCTGGCCACCCTCACCCGCGGTCAGCACGCCGTGATCCTCGAGTACGGCGAGGCAGTCCCCACCGCCATGCGCCGTGACCTCGCCTACGCCGGCATTCGCGTTACCAGTATTCCCGTGTACCGCTGCGCTTTTCCTCAGGACGCGGCGCCACTCGCGCGCGCCGTGCGGGACGTGGTGCTGGGCGGCCCGGACATTCTGCTGCTGTCGAGCGGCACCCAGATCCTGCATTTTCTCAAGTACGCCGAGAAACTTGGCCTGCTTGAGGAAGCCCGCGCGGGCCTGAACCGGCTGGTGGTGGTCAGCATCGGCCCGGCCTGCAGTGAGGCGGCCGCCGATCTGGGCCTGCGGATCGACCTGGAAGCCAACCCGCACAAAATGGGCATTCTTGTGCGCCTCGCCGCCGAGCATGGCCCTGCGCTGATCGCCCGGCGGCTTCAGCGCGCCGGCTGACCTGCACCGCACGGCCCCGGCCCCTGAACGAGGGCCGGGGCCGTTTCCCGTTCAGCGGAAAGGAACCGGCGTTCCGACCGGGGCCGGGTGGTGGGTGACGACGCCGTGATCCACGTTCAGGCGCAGCACTTCCCCCACGTGGAAGGGGAGAATCACGCTGGCGTCGGGCGCCGTGGTGTCCAGGTGGGCCGGGTGGCCGTCAATTTCCAGGGTGGTGCGGCCGCCGAGGGTGCAGACGCGCAGAGCCACCCGCTGACCAGGCGTGAAGCGGGCGTCGGTGCTGGTGAGGATCACTCCGATGCGGGCCTCAGCGTTCGCACGGGACAG is a genomic window of Deinococcus taeanensis containing:
- a CDS encoding molybdopterin oxidoreductase family protein, producing the protein MSQATLHTPTVRTTCPYCAVQCNFDLHLERGLPVKVTPTRDCPVAHGTVCKKGLAALNDLRHPERLTQPLLRKGGQLTPVSWDEALAYVRTALSPLVQTQPERIGVFGSGSLTNEKTYLLGKFARVALRTPHIDYNGRYCMASASTALNRTVGYDRGLGFPLGDMVRSDLILLIGANVAETLPPLMQYLKGAKDRGGAVYAIDPRATTTARVAGRHLAPRPGTDGLLALGLLHLMQAWGRVQPTAPAHGAAEVLAHAADYPPARVAHDCGLPEADVVALARAYAEARAPLILTGRGPEQHLHGTDTVQAWLNLAFLTGHFGKPGAGFGTLTGQGNGQGGREHGQKNDQLPGARSLRDPQHRADMAALWGVTPDHLPQPGHTAQELLNACGAPGPGGIDALIVLGSNPVVSAAGTGHVTGRLQALKHLIVIDFLPSETAQLATLVLPGSMWCEEEGTTTNLEGRVQRRRRAVTPPGAAREDWRILCDLAHAAGAPHGFTFSTFGELQSEFFRATRGGKADYSGLSAERLDRASAQWPVKHAGGPDTPYAYAPTYPTSDGLATLHVPQLRAPEAAPRALHLTTGRLGNQYQSGTQTRRNPALKAEQSVQIHPETAREHGLGAGDLVTLRTPHGQATAPVALTPGLRPDTVFISFHWPETANLLTDPHALDPHSRMPGFKVTPVTLHPARLPAPVSARGTLSVS
- a CDS encoding uroporphyrinogen-III synthase, which codes for MDWFAGLNVLSLESRRNEEMQTLIRKYGGTPQVAPSMREMKLDLSGPLAQFERDLEAGDVHALACLTGVGTRMFLKELAARDPRALDALQHLPLIARGTKPAQALKTFGLQGVSVPKPCTWHEVTDHLLATLTRGQHAVILEYGEAVPTAMRRDLAYAGIRVTSIPVYRCAFPQDAAPLARAVRDVVLGGPDILLLSSGTQILHFLKYAEKLGLLEEARAGLNRLVVVSIGPACSEAAADLGLRIDLEANPHKMGILVRLAAEHGPALIARRLQRAG
- the nirB gene encoding nitrite reductase large subunit NirB, translating into MVGHCLVETLRDAAPHSALHLTVISEEPRLAYDRVHLSSHFDQPRPDLALATPETYAAQGVQVVYGRAGHVDLRRRTVQVNDQSVPYDALVFATGSFPFVPPVPGRDAQGCFVYRTLNDLDAIRAAADGARTGVVIGGGLLGLEAAGALRKLGLRTHVVEFAPHLMPAQLDAEGGATLRRTIEAMGITVHTATATRQVRAGPQGRVTGLEFEGGDTLDAEVVVFSAGIRPRDDLARAAGLKVGERGGIEISDATRTSDPHVYAVGECALHAGRIYGLVAPGYQMARVAATNLLRDLGLSDAPEAHFRGADLSTRLKLLGVEVGSFGDAKGVTPGSRSVSLSDNVRGTYSRLVLSGDGRQVLGGLLVGDTARYADLLDLTVSGAPLTVPPETLIVPPAPGGAAVSRDALVCSCENVRESAICGAVQGGARDVAALKKCTGAGTGCGGCVPSLSGLLHSELRRLGEQVTNHLCEHYPYSRQELFDLIRVRGLRSWAEVLAAHGSGHGCEVCKPAVGSILASLHGELVLSPAHAPVQDTNDAFLANIQKNGTYSVVPRIPGGEVTADGLIAIGEVARRFGLYCKLTGGQRIDLLGAHRDDLPAIWEALIAAGFESGHAYGKSLRTVKSCVGSTWCRYGVQDSTGLAIRLELRYRGLRSPHKLKSGVSGCTRECAEARSKDFGIIATEKGWNVYVGGNGGVTPRHATLLAADLTEPEVITLLDRYLMFYVRTADRLQRTSAWLEQLDGGLDYLRAVIIDDRLGLCAELDAEMARHVAAYQDEWAAAVNDPAIRDRFRTFVNSDARDPGIEWVDERGQIRPADLERLTPLPMLGGD
- the nirD gene encoding nitrite reductase small subunit NirD: MTLTQSPSVPTLPWTRVCALADILPGTGVCALVHGEQVAVFHLAGRVFALSNRDPFTGANVLSRGLTGSYVRGGQTRFKVASPLLKHAFDLETGESLDVPGVHVPVYAARTEGGDVWTGSLA